Proteins co-encoded in one Jeotgalibacillus malaysiensis genomic window:
- a CDS encoding phenylalanine-tRNA ligase: protein MEVSVHSSLSDYSFGIIHYRNVTVSESPQMLKGRLQLFQESLFFDLKDKKPADFEGIAEWRQLFKQIGKDPNRYRPSTEALLRRISKQNYLPSANSAVDLNNFFSLQYETPLGIYDAQNISGSVEIRVGSKDEQFKGLNGRENSAENLIIASDDLGPFGSPSVDSVRTAVSRETTEAIHIVYFRPSLPAEDQEKLLDSLKHMFIQVNGGTATSKIV from the coding sequence ATGGAAGTCTCAGTTCATTCATCACTATCAGATTATTCATTTGGCATTATTCATTATCGAAATGTCACCGTCAGCGAATCCCCTCAGATGCTTAAAGGACGGCTTCAATTATTTCAGGAATCACTCTTTTTTGACCTGAAAGATAAAAAGCCGGCTGACTTTGAGGGCATAGCTGAATGGAGACAATTATTCAAGCAGATCGGGAAAGATCCCAACAGGTACAGACCCAGCACAGAAGCACTGTTAAGAAGAATATCAAAACAAAACTATCTGCCAAGTGCAAATTCAGCAGTTGACCTGAATAACTTCTTTTCACTGCAATACGAAACACCACTTGGTATATATGATGCTCAAAATATCAGCGGTTCAGTTGAAATCCGAGTCGGCAGCAAAGACGAACAGTTTAAAGGCTTAAATGGCAGAGAAAATTCTGCTGAAAACCTGATAATCGCTTCGGATGACCTTGGACCATTCGGCAGCCCAAGCGTTGACTCAGTCAGAACAGCGGTAAGCAGAGAGACGACTGAAGCAATACACATTGTCTACTTCAGACCTTCCCTCCCAGCTGAGGATCAGGAAAAGCTGCTTGATTCTTTAAAGCATATGTTCATCCAGGTTAATGGCGGCACTGCCACCTCTAAAATTGTTTAA